One genomic segment of Allocatelliglobosispora scoriae includes these proteins:
- a CDS encoding PH domain-containing protein, with translation MAQQTIPHDRSEQLQQIRSGLLEGEQIIAVYDAIGTGTGFIGLTNRRVIIQDKSFVGKRVAITSIPYSKITSVSVVANKSWAGQFFSTGSIAIHVGTHTYEVDFRGDNKAQHVHNIILHYIS, from the coding sequence ATGGCTCAACAGACGATCCCGCACGACAGGTCCGAGCAGCTCCAGCAGATCCGCAGCGGCCTGCTCGAGGGCGAGCAGATCATCGCGGTCTACGACGCGATCGGCACCGGGACCGGGTTCATCGGCCTGACCAACCGGCGCGTGATAATCCAGGACAAGTCGTTCGTCGGCAAGCGGGTCGCGATCACCAGCATCCCCTACTCGAAGATCACGAGTGTCAGCGTGGTGGCGAACAAGTCGTGGGCCGGGCAGTTCTTCTCCACCGGCTCGATCGCGATCCATGTGGGTACGCACACCTACGAGGTCGACTTCCGGGGTGACAACAAGGCACAGCACGTGCACAACATCATCCTCCACTACATCTCTTGA
- a CDS encoding MFS transporter: MNLTLLRHRDFSLLWWAGLLSMTGDWALRIALPIYVLRLTGSPATVAATVLASLAAGLLLGVPAGICVDRWDRRRVLVATSVLQAVALLPLLAVSAAPRAWIVVVVAFAEAALAQFAAPAEGALLPRLVPADRLAAANALNALNNFVARLAGPVLGGAVVATLGLSGAAVLDAATFALAALLVALIGGRHRADREEHRLRYELVEGLRAVARNRIARAILVFVTVISIGEGMMLTLFAAFVTRALHAGAREMSWLLAAQAVGGIIGSLAATRLTRARPVALAAVCFALFGLGDLLIINYPRWSDALWPVIVLFFLIGVPGAIGSAAAITLFQQQTVDRLRGRAFAALAMCQAVAGMVGAAVAGALGDRVGVMDLLTVQGAAHLLAAGLLRLLAGPGPESAAPRSDVPEAAAVP; the protein is encoded by the coding sequence ATGAACCTCACTCTGTTGCGCCACCGTGACTTCAGCCTGCTCTGGTGGGCCGGATTGCTCTCGATGACCGGTGACTGGGCGCTGCGTATCGCCCTGCCGATCTACGTCCTGCGGCTCACCGGCTCGCCCGCCACCGTCGCCGCCACGGTCCTCGCCTCGCTGGCGGCGGGGCTGCTTCTCGGCGTACCCGCCGGGATCTGTGTGGACCGCTGGGACCGGCGGCGCGTGCTCGTCGCGACCAGCGTGCTGCAGGCGGTGGCCCTGCTGCCCCTGCTCGCGGTGAGCGCGGCGCCGCGGGCCTGGATCGTGGTCGTGGTGGCCTTCGCCGAGGCGGCGCTGGCGCAGTTCGCGGCCCCGGCCGAGGGCGCCCTGCTGCCGAGGCTGGTCCCCGCCGACCGGCTCGCCGCCGCGAACGCGCTCAACGCCCTCAACAACTTCGTCGCCCGGCTCGCCGGGCCGGTGCTCGGCGGTGCCGTCGTCGCGACGCTCGGGCTCAGCGGAGCCGCCGTCCTCGACGCGGCCACCTTCGCCCTCGCCGCGCTGCTCGTCGCGCTGATCGGCGGGCGCCACCGGGCCGACCGCGAGGAGCACCGGCTGCGGTACGAGCTGGTGGAGGGCCTGCGCGCGGTGGCGCGGAACCGGATCGCCCGGGCGATCCTGGTCTTCGTCACGGTCATCTCGATCGGCGAGGGGATGATGCTCACCCTCTTCGCCGCCTTCGTCACCCGCGCGCTGCACGCCGGTGCGCGGGAGATGAGCTGGCTGCTCGCTGCCCAGGCGGTCGGCGGCATCATCGGCAGCCTCGCCGCGACCCGGCTCACCCGCGCCCGCCCGGTCGCGCTCGCGGCCGTCTGCTTCGCGCTCTTCGGCCTCGGCGACCTCCTGATCATCAACTATCCCCGCTGGTCCGATGCCCTGTGGCCGGTGATCGTGCTCTTCTTCCTGATCGGCGTCCCGGGCGCGATCGGCAGCGCCGCGGCGATCACGCTCTTCCAGCAGCAGACCGTGGACCGGCTGCGGGGCCGGGCCTTCGCGGCGCTCGCCATGTGCCAGGCGGTCGCCGGGATGGTCGGCGCGGCCGTCGCCGGGGCGCTCGGCGACCGGGTCGGCGTGATGGACCTGCTCACCGTGCAGGGAGCCGCGCACCTGCTGGCGGCGGGGCTGCTGCGGTTGCTGGCGGGCCCGGGACCGGAGTCGGCGGCGCCGCGCTCCGACGTGCCCGAGGCGGCGGCCGTCCCGTGA
- a CDS encoding phosphotransferase, which yields MIPFASGRDADVFALYGKRVLRRYRLGGDVTAEAAMMAHVEAFGFPVPTVFVASGADLVLARIDGPTMLAALVAGDLATAEAARVLADLHRRLHLVPARLSADPAHRVLHLDLHLDNVLLGPDGPVVIDWRDSADGPPELDVAVSALIMAEAAVNPAFNLRRAAGEVLSAFLAEPGMHPLPALAEAVARRTANPALGPAEIALLPLAARLIRSSAAG from the coding sequence TTGATCCCCTTCGCCTCCGGCCGCGACGCGGATGTCTTCGCGCTCTACGGCAAGCGGGTCCTGCGCCGTTACCGGCTCGGTGGTGACGTCACCGCCGAGGCGGCGATGATGGCGCACGTCGAGGCGTTCGGGTTCCCCGTACCCACCGTCTTCGTCGCGAGCGGCGCGGACCTGGTGCTCGCGCGGATCGACGGACCGACGATGCTGGCCGCGCTCGTCGCCGGGGACCTCGCGACGGCGGAGGCCGCGCGCGTCCTCGCAGACCTGCACCGCCGGCTGCACCTGGTCCCGGCGCGGCTCTCGGCCGACCCCGCCCACCGGGTGCTGCACCTGGACCTGCACCTGGACAACGTGCTGCTCGGGCCGGACGGCCCGGTCGTGATCGACTGGCGCGACAGCGCCGACGGCCCGCCGGAGCTGGACGTGGCGGTGTCCGCCCTGATCATGGCCGAGGCGGCGGTGAATCCGGCGTTCAACCTGCGGCGGGCCGCCGGGGAGGTGCTGAGCGCCTTCCTCGCCGAGCCCGGCATGCACCCGCTGCCCGCGCTGGCGGAGGCGGTCGCGCGCCGCACCGCCAACCCGGCGCTCGGCCCGGCCGAGATCGCGCTGCTGCCGCTCGCGGCGCGGCTGATCCGCTCGTCCGCCGCGGGCTGA
- a CDS encoding bifunctional metallophosphatase/5'-nucleotidase — MIFSRMNRPLLATGAALVAFAVLQPASASAAPNWRTAVQILAVNDLHGNLDAVPGAAGSVIKTDAAGNQVSVQAGGVARMATLLDAARQGQGRTLTVGVGDMIGGSPLLSAAYHDEPTVHAMELMGFNVSSVGNHEFDEGRKELKRIVDGGCHPVDGCAEPGVRYPGAKFPYLAANVVDTKTKKPILAPYWIKKYAAFKVGFIGLVTRDVPNVVVRDGIKGLEFRDEVSTIDKYAKELKKKGINAIVVIIHEGGATSSPVYNFNCDAGGPGAGLTGAIKDIAKRTTPLVDLFITGHSHEAYVCNVPDPAGNRRLVTQAASFGRTFTDIRFDMNLKTRDIVRSSVSAANNIVTLDTAEQSPVMQLVETWRARSAAVANKPIGYISADLPGRGSTLPETPLGDVIADSQVFGTRSAGAELAFLNPGGMRADLVYRASGTEGDGVVTFGEAFQVQPFDNILVTMTLTGTQLINVLREQYSGKNEAFPRVLQLSSALRYTVDLGRAGGDRVLADTVRVNGQPVDPARGYRVTANTFLAAGGNDFPTFVAGTDRVNGGIDLAAFVDYFAANSSPGTPLPKPTADRITFLPKP, encoded by the coding sequence GTGATTTTCTCCCGAATGAACCGGCCGCTGCTCGCCACGGGAGCGGCCCTCGTGGCCTTCGCCGTGCTGCAGCCGGCGAGCGCGAGCGCCGCGCCCAACTGGCGCACGGCGGTGCAGATCCTCGCCGTCAACGACCTCCACGGCAACCTCGACGCAGTGCCCGGCGCCGCCGGCTCGGTCATCAAGACCGACGCCGCCGGGAACCAGGTCTCGGTGCAGGCGGGGGGTGTCGCCCGGATGGCGACGCTGCTCGACGCCGCGCGCCAGGGCCAGGGACGCACGCTCACCGTCGGTGTCGGCGACATGATCGGCGGCAGCCCGCTGCTGTCGGCGGCCTACCACGACGAGCCGACGGTCCACGCCATGGAGCTGATGGGGTTCAACGTCTCCTCCGTCGGCAACCACGAGTTCGACGAGGGCCGCAAGGAGCTCAAGCGGATCGTGGACGGCGGCTGCCACCCCGTCGACGGCTGCGCCGAGCCGGGCGTGCGCTACCCCGGCGCGAAGTTCCCCTACCTCGCCGCGAACGTCGTGGACACCAAGACGAAGAAGCCGATCCTCGCTCCCTACTGGATCAAGAAGTACGCCGCGTTCAAGGTCGGCTTCATCGGTCTCGTCACCCGTGACGTGCCCAACGTCGTCGTCCGCGACGGCATCAAGGGCCTGGAGTTCCGCGACGAGGTCAGCACCATCGACAAGTACGCCAAGGAGCTCAAGAAGAAGGGCATCAACGCGATCGTGGTGATCATCCACGAGGGCGGTGCCACGAGCAGTCCTGTCTACAACTTCAACTGCGACGCGGGCGGTCCGGGCGCCGGGCTGACCGGCGCCATCAAGGACATCGCGAAGCGCACGACCCCGCTGGTGGACCTGTTCATCACCGGGCACTCGCACGAGGCCTATGTCTGCAACGTGCCCGACCCGGCCGGCAACCGGCGCCTGGTCACCCAGGCCGCCTCGTTCGGGCGCACCTTCACCGACATCCGCTTCGACATGAACCTCAAGACCCGTGACATCGTCCGGTCGTCGGTCAGCGCCGCCAACAACATCGTCACGCTCGACACCGCCGAGCAGTCGCCGGTGATGCAGCTCGTGGAGACCTGGCGGGCCCGGTCCGCGGCGGTCGCCAACAAGCCGATCGGATACATCTCGGCCGACCTGCCCGGACGCGGCTCGACGCTGCCGGAGACGCCGCTCGGCGACGTGATCGCCGACTCGCAGGTCTTCGGCACCCGCTCCGCCGGTGCGGAGCTCGCGTTCCTCAACCCCGGCGGGATGCGGGCCGACCTCGTCTACCGCGCCAGCGGCACCGAGGGGGACGGCGTCGTCACCTTCGGCGAGGCGTTCCAGGTCCAGCCGTTCGACAACATCCTCGTCACGATGACGCTGACCGGGACGCAGCTGATCAACGTGCTGCGGGAGCAGTATTCGGGCAAGAACGAGGCGTTCCCCCGGGTGCTGCAGCTCTCCTCGGCCCTGCGCTACACCGTGGACCTCGGGCGGGCCGGCGGCGACCGGGTGCTCGCCGACACGGTCCGGGTCAACGGGCAGCCGGTCGACCCGGCTCGCGGCTACCGCGTCACCGCCAACACCTTCCTCGCCGCCGGGGGCAACGACTTCCCGACCTTCGTCGCGGGAACCGACCGGGTCAACGGCGGCATCGACCTCGCCGCGTTCGTGGACTACTTCGCCGCGAACAGCTCCCCCGGTACCCCGCTGCCGAAGCCGACGGCGGACCGGATCACGTTCCTGCCCAAGCCGTAG
- a CDS encoding DUF4291 domain-containing protein — MTTIPVRQVRALHDDETITVYQAYSPVIADPAIAHGRFADGFKRDRMTWIKPSFLWMMYRSGWAAKPGQERVLAIRIRREGFDWALANSALSSYESDVHGSRAEWKESLRAPVRIQWDPERDLHLRPLPHRAVQIGLSGDASHRYVDDWTVQITDVSDLCHRIHALVTAGDLAAASALLPAETPYPQA; from the coding sequence ATGACAACCATCCCGGTACGCCAGGTCCGGGCGCTGCACGACGACGAGACGATCACGGTGTACCAGGCGTACTCCCCGGTGATCGCCGACCCCGCCATCGCACACGGCCGGTTCGCCGACGGCTTCAAACGCGACCGGATGACCTGGATCAAGCCCTCGTTCCTCTGGATGATGTACCGCAGCGGCTGGGCGGCCAAACCCGGCCAGGAACGGGTGCTGGCGATCCGGATCCGCCGTGAGGGCTTCGACTGGGCGCTCGCCAACAGCGCCCTGAGCAGCTACGAGAGCGACGTCCACGGCTCCCGTGCGGAGTGGAAGGAGTCGCTGCGGGCACCGGTGCGGATCCAGTGGGACCCCGAGCGCGACCTGCACCTGCGCCCGCTGCCGCACCGGGCCGTCCAGATCGGACTCTCCGGCGACGCGTCGCACCGATACGTCGACGACTGGACCGTCCAGATCACCGATGTCAGCGACCTGTGCCACCGGATCCACGCCCTCGTCACCGCCGGCGATCTCGCCGCCGCGTCCGCGCTGCTGCCCGCCGAGACGCCCTACCCGCAGGCCTGA
- a CDS encoding WD40 repeat domain-containing serine/threonine protein kinase gives MRYGQVISGRFVLEERLGLGGTGEVWRATDNRLSRPVAIKVVRTGAFDDELIPAAVDRFVGEVETASAVAHPNVVTLFDVGEHDGSHYLVQELVAGDSLAHELQRRLAAGDGPLPVADAVDVARQICAGLAAAHRLGVLHRDLRLGNVLLSTAGAVKIVDFGIAWAVSTGDPSLAPEQISGGAVDERADFYALGCILFELLTGRPVFPGSGSDLREQHRTGVPDSLRRHRPDVPDPLDAVVEELLQKEPAHRPGTAEILGRRLKHIAQALADAGAGAPAAAAAPAVAPLRTPPSASQMVLPPEVVYGPTVEISAIIPNFAYASKPPAEPEGDLPGEEPAESAEVRRLAQPTRRSLIAAGVTGLAIVGTSTATAIVVGARRKVMPKRTTVPGGILPFGALGRVTEFGAPVTSVAFSQDGRSVFCGGGKGEVMAWDLATDRVVARAAIPGATAGITRTVVLRDGVTVYLRPHTGLPHVWNTETRTLSPLSNLPVLIEDDELDFSPNGMLCAFSRSIHDKGEGGLRLYNIATGVYTRVDAKDKAGLTEFLVLLRFSPDGTKIAGYALSEAACVWTVAAPRQLLRVDNPVSTGGTDLAWSANGGFLAVASTTRENGFVTSWDTVAGVRRARVMGDAAASVALSPDGSLAAFAGADGVVVLEALSGTEVVRYDYPQGEVAVVRFSPDGRLLASAGGDGMVMLWRVPGVS, from the coding sequence GTGCGTTATGGACAGGTCATCTCGGGGCGCTTCGTGCTGGAGGAGCGCCTGGGCCTCGGCGGCACGGGAGAGGTCTGGCGGGCGACGGACAACCGCCTGTCCCGGCCGGTCGCGATCAAGGTGGTCCGGACGGGCGCCTTCGACGACGAGCTGATCCCCGCCGCCGTCGACCGGTTCGTCGGCGAGGTCGAGACCGCCAGCGCCGTCGCGCACCCCAACGTGGTGACCCTCTTCGATGTCGGCGAGCACGACGGCAGCCACTACCTGGTCCAGGAGCTCGTCGCCGGGGACTCCCTCGCGCACGAACTGCAGCGGCGCCTGGCCGCGGGGGACGGCCCGCTGCCCGTCGCCGACGCGGTCGACGTCGCCCGGCAGATCTGCGCCGGGCTCGCCGCCGCCCACCGGCTCGGGGTGCTCCACCGCGACCTGCGGCTGGGCAACGTCCTGCTCTCCACCGCCGGGGCCGTGAAGATCGTCGACTTCGGCATCGCCTGGGCGGTGTCGACCGGTGACCCGTCCCTCGCGCCGGAGCAGATCAGCGGCGGCGCCGTCGATGAGCGCGCCGACTTCTACGCCCTCGGCTGCATCCTGTTCGAGCTGCTCACCGGCCGCCCGGTCTTCCCCGGCAGCGGCAGCGACCTCCGCGAGCAGCACCGCACCGGCGTACCCGACTCGTTGCGCCGGCACCGCCCCGACGTGCCGGACCCCCTCGACGCCGTCGTGGAGGAGCTCCTGCAGAAGGAGCCGGCGCACCGGCCGGGCACCGCGGAGATCCTCGGCCGCAGGCTCAAGCACATCGCCCAGGCGCTCGCCGACGCCGGTGCGGGCGCCCCGGCCGCTGCGGCTGCCCCCGCCGTGGCGCCGCTGCGCACGCCGCCGTCCGCGTCGCAGATGGTCCTGCCGCCCGAGGTCGTCTACGGGCCCACGGTGGAGATCTCCGCGATCATCCCGAATTTCGCGTACGCGTCGAAGCCGCCCGCCGAGCCCGAAGGCGACCTGCCGGGCGAGGAGCCGGCGGAGTCCGCGGAGGTTCGCCGCCTCGCTCAGCCGACGCGCAGGTCCCTGATCGCCGCGGGCGTCACCGGCCTCGCCATCGTGGGCACCAGCACCGCCACGGCGATCGTCGTCGGCGCCCGCCGCAAGGTGATGCCGAAACGGACCACCGTGCCCGGCGGGATCCTGCCGTTCGGCGCGCTCGGGCGCGTCACCGAGTTCGGGGCACCGGTGACCTCGGTGGCGTTCAGCCAGGACGGCCGCAGCGTGTTCTGCGGCGGCGGCAAGGGCGAGGTGATGGCGTGGGATCTCGCCACCGACCGGGTCGTCGCCCGGGCGGCGATCCCCGGCGCGACAGCCGGCATCACCCGCACGGTCGTGCTGCGCGACGGCGTCACCGTCTACCTGCGCCCGCACACCGGCCTGCCGCACGTGTGGAACACCGAGACGCGGACGCTGAGTCCGCTGTCGAACCTGCCGGTGCTGATCGAGGACGACGAGCTCGACTTCAGCCCCAACGGCATGCTCTGCGCCTTCAGCCGCTCGATCCACGACAAGGGTGAGGGCGGCCTGCGCCTCTACAACATCGCCACCGGCGTCTACACCAGGGTCGACGCCAAGGACAAGGCCGGTCTCACCGAGTTCCTGGTGCTGCTGCGGTTCAGCCCCGACGGCACCAAGATCGCCGGGTACGCCCTGAGCGAGGCCGCGTGCGTCTGGACGGTGGCGGCGCCCCGACAGCTGCTGCGCGTGGACAACCCGGTCTCCACCGGCGGCACCGACCTGGCCTGGAGCGCCAACGGCGGCTTCCTCGCGGTCGCCTCCACCACCCGGGAGAACGGCTTCGTCACCAGCTGGGACACGGTCGCCGGGGTGCGGCGGGCCCGCGTGATGGGGGATGCGGCGGCCTCCGTCGCGCTGAGCCCCGACGGATCGCTCGCCGCCTTCGCCGGAGCCGACGGGGTCGTCGTCCTCGAGGCGCTCAGCGGCACCGAGGTCGTCCGCTACGACTACCCGCAGGGAGAGGTCGCGGTGGTGCGGTTCAGCCCGGACGGGCGGCTGCTCGCCTCCGCGGGCGGCGACGGGATGGTCATGCTGTGGCGGGTCCCCGGCGTCTCCTGA
- a CDS encoding CASTOR/POLLUX-related putative ion channel: MGRRITRRARLRYWFDNTMSRGTLGLIGWLAVVSIVMVLVVTGALALVEPPGEDNPVQLLWQTFVSTFSLGAPETGTVPVLALWFVLGVGGIFIVSALVGLLTSGVNRRLEQLRKGRSQVLERDHSVILGWSDQIYTVIAELAEANKSRRSAAIAILADQDKVTMEDRVRHRLPSTGKTRLIFRTGSPLDLTDLEMVNLNEARSIIVLAPDAVSAEDADAYVLKTLLAINKGPAFQGRPHHVVASVRDSRNRTVAKLAGGDAVVIDGDDISARLIVQTARQSKLSVVYTDLFDFGGDELYMVSEPKLVGLQFGQALQAYRKCCPLGLLSADGKTTLNPPMTTVIGTGDKIVILAEDDSMIKLAGRVFPIDEASIVHAVRGPAAPESTLILGWNGRATRIIEQLDVYVAEGSTVDIVTDRSDADTMVVRLAPRLRRLMIRSKGGDTRDRTVLETLDVGSYHNVIVLSDDLLDPMTADSRVLVTLLHLRDLLAGGGRSGSIVSEMRDDRDRALAQLTKADDFVVSEQLVSLLMTQISENRHLESVFVDLFDPDGAEIYIRPANYYLRPAPGFTFATAVEAARRRGEVAIGYRVAEPGDGHGVVLNPDKDVPMPVIDRLIVLSNS, from the coding sequence ATGGGCAGAAGGATCACCAGGCGCGCTCGGCTGCGGTACTGGTTCGACAACACGATGTCGCGGGGCACGCTGGGGCTGATCGGCTGGCTCGCGGTGGTCTCGATCGTCATGGTCCTGGTCGTCACCGGCGCGCTGGCCCTGGTCGAGCCGCCCGGCGAGGACAACCCCGTCCAGCTTCTCTGGCAGACCTTCGTCTCCACCTTCAGCCTCGGTGCGCCGGAGACGGGTACGGTGCCGGTGCTGGCGCTGTGGTTCGTCCTCGGGGTCGGCGGCATCTTCATCGTCAGCGCCCTCGTCGGTCTGCTCACCAGCGGCGTCAACCGGCGCCTGGAGCAGCTGCGCAAGGGGCGTTCACAGGTGCTCGAGCGGGACCACTCGGTGATCCTCGGCTGGTCGGACCAGATCTACACGGTCATCGCCGAACTCGCCGAGGCGAACAAGAGCCGCCGCAGTGCCGCGATCGCCATCCTCGCCGACCAGGACAAGGTGACGATGGAGGACAGGGTCCGCCACCGCCTGCCCAGCACCGGCAAGACCCGGCTGATCTTCCGTACCGGCAGCCCGCTGGACCTCACCGACCTGGAGATGGTCAATCTCAACGAGGCCCGCTCGATCATCGTGCTGGCACCGGACGCCGTCTCCGCCGAGGACGCCGACGCCTATGTCCTCAAGACGCTGCTCGCCATCAACAAGGGCCCGGCTTTCCAGGGCCGCCCGCACCACGTCGTCGCGTCCGTCCGCGACAGCCGCAACCGGACCGTGGCGAAGCTGGCCGGCGGCGACGCGGTCGTCATCGACGGCGACGACATCAGCGCCCGCCTCATCGTGCAGACCGCGCGGCAGTCGAAGCTCTCGGTCGTCTACACCGACCTGTTCGACTTCGGCGGCGACGAGCTCTACATGGTGAGCGAGCCCAAGCTCGTCGGCCTGCAGTTCGGGCAGGCACTGCAGGCATACCGCAAGTGCTGCCCGCTCGGGCTGCTCAGCGCCGACGGCAAGACCACACTGAACCCGCCGATGACCACGGTGATCGGGACCGGCGACAAGATCGTCATCCTCGCCGAGGACGACTCGATGATCAAGCTGGCCGGTCGGGTCTTCCCGATCGACGAGGCCTCGATCGTCCACGCCGTACGCGGGCCCGCCGCCCCGGAGAGCACGCTCATCCTGGGCTGGAACGGCCGGGCCACCCGGATCATCGAGCAGCTCGACGTCTATGTCGCCGAGGGCTCGACGGTCGACATCGTGACCGACCGGTCCGACGCCGACACGATGGTGGTCCGGCTCGCCCCGCGCCTGCGCCGCCTGATGATCCGATCCAAGGGCGGCGACACGCGCGACCGCACCGTGCTGGAGACCCTCGACGTGGGGTCTTACCACAACGTGATCGTGCTCTCCGACGACCTGCTGGACCCGATGACCGCCGACTCCCGGGTCCTCGTCACCCTGCTGCACCTGCGCGACCTGCTCGCCGGGGGCGGGCGGTCCGGCTCCATCGTCAGCGAGATGCGCGACGACCGGGACCGGGCGCTGGCCCAGCTCACCAAGGCCGACGACTTCGTCGTCAGCGAGCAGCTCGTCAGCCTGCTGATGACGCAGATCTCGGAGAACCGGCACCTGGAGTCGGTCTTCGTCGACCTCTTCGACCCGGACGGCGCGGAGATCTACATCCGGCCGGCCAACTACTACCTGCGCCCGGCGCCCGGGTTCACCTTCGCCACCGCCGTCGAGGCGGCCCGCCGCCGGGGCGAGGTGGCGATCGGCTACCGGGTCGCGGAGCCCGGCGACGGGCACGGCGTGGTCCTCAACCCCGACAAGGACGTCCCGATGCCCGTCATCGACCGCCTGATCGTGCTCTCCAACAGCTAA
- a CDS encoding TIGR03086 family metal-binding protein, giving the protein MITSDPIDLLARSLDQVAGLLAAVRTDQESLPTPCRSWTVAQLGDHLIADLDRFLVTAQGGRPDWSADAPEVLTDRAAAFRDGAADLLAAWRQAGDLTGTITLPGLGEVPARFPVDQQVAEFAMHAWDLARATGQPVALDPEIGQASFDWVSATLKPQFRGDEADGKAFGPETPVAVDAPIYDRLAGVSGRDPAFMAS; this is encoded by the coding sequence ATGATCACCAGCGACCCCATCGACCTGCTCGCCCGTTCCCTCGACCAGGTGGCCGGGCTGCTCGCCGCCGTTCGCACCGACCAGGAATCGCTGCCCACCCCGTGCCGGTCCTGGACCGTTGCCCAGCTCGGCGACCATCTCATCGCCGACCTCGACAGATTCCTGGTCACCGCCCAGGGCGGTCGGCCGGACTGGTCGGCCGACGCGCCGGAGGTCCTGACCGACCGTGCCGCGGCCTTCCGCGACGGCGCCGCCGATCTGCTCGCGGCGTGGCGCCAGGCCGGTGACCTGACCGGCACCATCACCCTGCCCGGCCTCGGCGAGGTGCCGGCCCGCTTCCCTGTCGACCAGCAGGTCGCCGAGTTCGCGATGCACGCCTGGGACCTCGCCAGGGCGACCGGCCAGCCGGTCGCGCTCGATCCTGAGATCGGCCAGGCCTCGTTCGACTGGGTGAGTGCCACCCTCAAGCCGCAGTTCCGGGGCGACGAGGCGGACGGCAAGGCGTTCGGCCCCGAAACGCCGGTGGCGGTCGACGCCCCGATCTACGACCGGCTCGCCGGTGTCTCCGGCCGTGACCCGGCCTTCATGGCGTCTTAG
- a CDS encoding YciI family protein, with protein MEFFCYHRDRHGSADLREALTEEHWSYMDRYAAELIARGPTFTDDDTPTGSVHIVDLPDPAAARAFAFDEPCYQAGAFRDVLIRRWRNLLGRTMWEFPGGRDGTSYLVIGLGTGDAGDPVPADREALIAYGPLLSDDGATWLGTAALVRAADPAAARAILDPDRYAVIEVHNWEFGGRR; from the coding sequence ATGGAGTTCTTCTGCTACCACCGCGACCGGCACGGCTCCGCCGACCTGCGCGAAGCGCTGACGGAGGAGCACTGGTCCTACATGGACCGGTACGCCGCGGAGCTGATCGCGCGCGGGCCGACGTTCACCGACGACGACACCCCGACCGGCAGCGTGCACATCGTCGACCTCCCCGACCCGGCAGCCGCCCGCGCGTTCGCGTTCGACGAGCCCTGCTACCAGGCCGGTGCGTTCCGGGACGTGCTGATCCGCCGGTGGCGCAACCTGCTGGGCCGCACCATGTGGGAGTTCCCGGGCGGTCGCGACGGCACGTCCTACCTGGTCATCGGCCTCGGCACCGGGGACGCCGGAGACCCCGTCCCGGCGGATCGTGAGGCGCTGATCGCCTACGGACCGCTGCTCTCCGACGACGGCGCTACCTGGCTGGGGACCGCCGCGCTGGTCCGCGCGGCCGACCCGGCCGCAGCCCGCGCGATCCTTGATCCCGACCGGTACGCGGTGATCGAGGTGCACAACTGGGAGTTCGGCGGACGGCGCTGA